A stretch of Crossiella cryophila DNA encodes these proteins:
- a CDS encoding phosphopantetheine-binding protein, translating to MTNDLKVDVPELIAAIYRETLGDDHLDTASDFFEAGGDSLAAFQITARLRDALGAEVPVALVFAYPSPIDLAGVLDLEPAQG from the coding sequence ATGACCAACGACCTCAAGGTGGACGTGCCCGAACTGATCGCCGCGATCTACCGCGAGACGCTCGGCGACGATCACCTGGACACCGCCAGCGACTTCTTCGAGGCGGGCGGCGACTCCCTGGCCGCCTTCCAGATCACCGCCCGCCTGCGCGACGCCCTCGGCGCCGAGGTGCCGGTGGCGCTGGTCTTCGCCTACCCCTCGCCGATCGACCTGGCCGGCGTGCTGGACCTCGAACCGGCACAGGGGTGA
- a CDS encoding ornithine carbamoyltransferase gives MSDRRHLISIDDLSDEDLRWLVHRGAEYSAGALEGTKPLRDQVVAVLFRRTSTRTRTAFSAGALRLGAQLITYGPGDLQENTGESVEDTGAVLSGMLDVLVARTAGPERELRAYAAQRRMAVINAMTAEEHPTQALTDLTTLTRHFGRVDGLRVLYVGEGNNTATALSLALPRFPGTELHLRTPPGYGVPVGFVERGEISAKRGGARIEQRHDLADLPEVDVVYTTRWQTTGTSKPDPDWREIFAPFQVDSALLAACPGAVFMHDLPAHRGEEVTAEVLDGPASIAFTQAENKYHSARAVLEWCTA, from the coding sequence ATGTCCGACCGACGACACCTGATCTCCATCGACGATCTGTCCGATGAGGACCTGCGCTGGCTGGTCCACCGCGGCGCCGAATATTCCGCGGGAGCGCTCGAAGGCACGAAACCGTTGCGGGATCAGGTGGTCGCGGTGCTGTTCCGCCGCACCTCCACCCGCACCCGCACCGCCTTCTCCGCCGGCGCGCTGCGCCTGGGCGCCCAGCTGATCACCTACGGCCCCGGCGACCTCCAGGAGAACACCGGCGAGTCCGTCGAGGACACCGGCGCCGTGCTCTCCGGCATGCTCGACGTCCTGGTCGCCCGCACCGCAGGGCCGGAACGGGAACTCCGCGCCTACGCCGCCCAGCGCCGGATGGCGGTGATCAACGCGATGACCGCGGAGGAACACCCGACCCAGGCGCTCACCGACCTCACCACGCTGACCCGCCACTTCGGCCGGGTCGACGGGCTGCGGGTGCTGTACGTGGGGGAGGGCAACAACACCGCGACCGCGCTGTCCCTGGCCCTGCCCCGCTTCCCCGGCACCGAACTGCACCTGCGCACGCCACCCGGCTACGGCGTGCCGGTCGGTTTCGTCGAACGCGGCGAGATCAGCGCCAAGCGCGGCGGCGCCCGGATCGAACAGCGGCACGACCTGGCCGACCTGCCCGAGGTCGACGTCGTCTACACCACCCGCTGGCAGACCACCGGCACCAGCAAACCCGACCCGGACTGGCGGGAGATCTTCGCACCGTTCCAGGTGGACAGTGCGCTGCTGGCGGCCTGCCCCGGCGCGGTGTTCATGCACGACCTGCCCGCGCACCGCGGCGAGGAGGTCACCGCCGAGGTGCTCGACGGGCCGGCCAGCATCGCGTTCACGCAGGCGGAGAACAAGTACCACAGCGCACGTGCCGTCCTGGAATGGTGCACGGCCTGA
- a CDS encoding threonine ammonia-lyase: MTTPALQLGHADVAAAADRIATQIRHTPLLPCLPGLRLKAEHRQRSGSFKLRGAANALLGNGVSAVVAGSSGNHGIAVATLGARLGVAVTVVMAAGASPVKAARIRELGADIVAVPGGVADRERHARELAANIGAFLLPSSDHDLVVAGAGTVALEVLADAPDTDTIFVPTGGGGLLAGTCLAALGKDIRVIGVEPTACRRYARSLAAGGPVELPPPDTIADGLRGQRPGEVPFPIIQHRVDDLIGVSDEAVRHALDLLRRNGVNAEPSGAVALAGALRAGWTGTAVAIVSGGNTTAKGQP; this comes from the coding sequence ATGACCACCCCCGCCCTGCAACTCGGCCACGCCGACGTCGCCGCCGCCGCGGACCGGATCGCCACCCAGATCCGGCACACCCCACTGCTGCCCTGCCTGCCCGGCCTGCGGCTCAAGGCCGAACACCGCCAGCGCAGCGGCTCCTTCAAACTCCGCGGCGCGGCCAACGCCTTGCTGGGCAACGGGGTCAGCGCGGTCGTCGCCGGATCCTCCGGCAACCACGGCATCGCGGTGGCCACCCTGGGCGCCCGGCTCGGCGTCGCCGTCACCGTCGTGATGGCCGCCGGAGCCAGCCCGGTCAAGGCCGCCCGGATCCGGGAACTCGGCGCCGACATCGTCGCCGTGCCAGGGGGAGTGGCCGACCGCGAACGACACGCCCGCGAACTGGCCGCCAACATCGGCGCGTTCCTGCTGCCCTCCTCCGACCACGACCTGGTGGTCGCGGGCGCGGGCACGGTCGCCCTGGAAGTCCTCGCCGACGCACCCGACACCGACACGATCTTCGTCCCCACCGGCGGTGGCGGCCTCCTGGCAGGCACCTGCCTGGCCGCACTGGGCAAGGACATCCGGGTGATCGGCGTGGAACCCACGGCCTGCCGCCGGTACGCGCGCTCACTCGCCGCGGGCGGCCCGGTCGAACTGCCGCCACCGGACACCATCGCCGACGGCCTGCGTGGCCAACGTCCCGGCGAGGTGCCGTTCCCGATCATCCAGCACCGGGTGGACGACCTCATCGGCGTGTCCGACGAGGCCGTCCGCCACGCACTCGACCTGTTGCGGCGCAACGGGGTCAACGCCGAACCCAGCGGCGCGGTGGCCCTCGCGGGCGCACTGCGCGCCGGGTGGACCGGCACCGCCGTCGCGATCGTCTCCGGCGGAAACACCACAGCGAAAGGACAGCCATGA
- a CDS encoding amino acid adenylation domain-containing protein: MTGFVDELLANPPHTPAIITPDRTVSYGELRNRILRLAQCLVVEGLRPEQVCAIAVPRGVDAVVAMAAVLHAGGAFLTLDIDQPPQRLAAMLHSGHTRHLLTTSQVELPFPGRTTLLDRLTPAIAPLPAVSPRSLAYVSHTSGSTGTPNAVLIERRGLDSYLRFLAKDYDLGPHTTAVQLAPLGYDASIRDIFAPLLAGGRLVLAPRESLLRANEFAEVIRRYEVDTVLSVTPSFLTFLAQHREIAADLRRLRLVVASGESLRPFLAAGGRDLIAGSLVNQYGPTECTMTSTRHRVPVVPDLSADHIGVPVDGVTAHLLDDQGNPVPPNTIGEIHLGGLGVARGYADRPGLTADRFRPDPFGEPGSRMYRTGDLARRTEGGILEYLGRVDRQIKIRGYRVDPAEVESALLTHAAVTGAVITAATDDRGRVHLIAHLTGDLADITDADLRAHLGKTLPPHLMPRRFARIDRLPTTSTGKTDRKALAR; this comes from the coding sequence ATGACCGGTTTCGTGGACGAGCTGCTGGCCAACCCACCGCACACCCCCGCGATCATCACCCCGGACCGCACCGTGTCCTATGGCGAACTGCGCAACCGGATCCTCCGACTGGCCCAATGCCTGGTGGTCGAAGGGCTGCGCCCGGAACAGGTCTGCGCCATCGCCGTGCCCAGGGGAGTGGACGCGGTGGTCGCGATGGCCGCCGTGCTGCACGCCGGCGGCGCGTTCCTCACCCTGGACATCGACCAGCCACCCCAGCGCCTGGCCGCCATGCTCCACAGTGGACACACCAGGCATCTGCTGACCACCAGTCAGGTCGAGCTGCCCTTCCCCGGCCGCACCACCCTGCTGGACCGGCTCACCCCGGCCATCGCACCGCTGCCCGCCGTGTCACCCCGGTCGCTGGCCTACGTCAGCCACACCTCCGGCTCCACCGGCACCCCCAACGCGGTGCTCATCGAACGCCGTGGCCTGGACTCCTACCTGCGATTCCTGGCCAAGGACTACGACCTCGGCCCGCACACCACCGCCGTGCAACTGGCCCCGCTGGGTTACGACGCCTCCATCCGGGACATCTTCGCGCCACTGCTCGCCGGCGGCCGACTGGTCCTCGCACCGCGGGAGTCCCTGTTGCGCGCCAACGAGTTCGCCGAGGTGATCCGGCGCTACGAGGTCGACACCGTGCTCAGCGTGACCCCGTCCTTCCTGACCTTCCTGGCTCAGCACCGGGAGATCGCCGCCGACCTGCGCCGGTTGCGCCTGGTGGTGGCCAGCGGGGAATCCCTGCGCCCGTTCCTCGCCGCGGGCGGCCGGGACCTGATCGCGGGCAGCCTGGTCAACCAGTACGGCCCGACCGAGTGCACCATGACCTCCACCCGCCACCGCGTCCCCGTCGTCCCGGACCTCAGCGCCGACCACATCGGCGTCCCGGTCGACGGCGTCACCGCCCACCTCCTCGATGATCAAGGCAACCCGGTGCCGCCCAACACCATCGGCGAGATCCACCTCGGCGGCCTTGGCGTGGCAAGGGGTTACGCGGATCGCCCAGGGCTCACCGCGGACCGCTTCCGCCCGGACCCGTTCGGCGAACCCGGCTCCCGCATGTACCGCACCGGCGATCTGGCCCGCCGCACCGAGGGCGGCATCCTGGAATACCTGGGCCGGGTGGACCGGCAGATCAAGATCCGCGGCTACCGGGTCGACCCGGCCGAGGTCGAGTCCGCCCTGCTGACCCATGCCGCGGTCACCGGCGCGGTGATCACCGCCGCCACCGACGACCGCGGCCGCGTGCACCTGATCGCCCACCTCACCGGCGACCTCGCCGACATCACCGACGCCGACCTGCGCGCCCACCTCGGGAAAACCCTGCCGCCGCACCTGATGCCGCGCCGGTTCGCCCGCATCGACCGCCTGCCCACCACCAGCACCGGAAAGACCGACCGCAAGGCACTGGCCCGATGA
- the ectB gene encoding diaminobutyrate--2-oxoglutarate transaminase: MTVTAHHPGTHTAATDFSVFQDLESEVRSYCRKFPIVFHRAKGAELHGEDGRVFIDFFCGAGTLNYGHNNDFIKRRLTEYLAADGIVHGLDMHTVAKREFLNTFAEVVLRPRDLDYKIQFCGPTGTDAVEAALKLARKATGRTGVVAFTGAYHGMSRGSLAVTGSRRARRAGGIGPSDVTFVPYEDSPQGTFDSVGYLERLLADPSSGFEIPAAVIVEPMQMEGGIYPASPDWLRSLRALTERHGILLIFDEIQAGCGRTGTFFCFEHAGVVPDMVTVSKSIGGYGLPLSLTLFRRDLDVWEPGEHTGTFRGNQLAFVAATAALDLWRQTKFHTDLAVASRRLDRFRTELLDPAIVTRGRGMALGIDLAGAGGPERADLVQRHAFEHGLIVELCGRHDEVIKVLPPLTIDIARLDRGLDVLRDALHSTRNR, encoded by the coding sequence ATGACCGTCACCGCGCATCACCCCGGCACGCACACCGCGGCCACCGACTTCTCGGTGTTCCAGGACCTCGAATCCGAGGTGCGCAGCTACTGCCGGAAGTTCCCGATCGTCTTCCACCGCGCCAAGGGCGCCGAACTGCACGGCGAGGACGGCCGGGTCTTCATCGACTTCTTCTGTGGCGCGGGCACCCTGAACTACGGGCACAACAACGACTTCATCAAGCGCCGCCTCACCGAGTACCTGGCAGCCGACGGCATCGTGCACGGCCTGGACATGCACACCGTGGCCAAGCGCGAGTTCCTCAACACCTTCGCCGAGGTCGTGCTGCGACCACGCGACCTGGACTACAAGATCCAGTTCTGCGGGCCCACCGGCACCGACGCGGTCGAGGCCGCGCTCAAACTGGCCCGCAAGGCCACCGGCCGCACCGGCGTGGTCGCCTTCACCGGCGCCTACCACGGCATGTCCCGCGGCTCCCTGGCCGTCACCGGCAGCCGCCGGGCCCGCCGGGCGGGCGGGATCGGGCCCTCCGACGTCACCTTCGTGCCCTATGAGGACAGTCCACAGGGGACATTCGACTCGGTCGGCTACCTGGAACGCCTGCTCGCCGACCCGTCCTCCGGCTTCGAGATCCCGGCCGCGGTGATCGTGGAACCCATGCAGATGGAGGGCGGCATCTACCCGGCCTCCCCGGACTGGCTGCGCTCACTGCGCGCGCTCACCGAACGGCACGGCATCCTGCTGATCTTCGACGAGATCCAGGCCGGTTGCGGCCGCACCGGCACCTTCTTCTGCTTCGAGCACGCGGGCGTGGTGCCGGACATGGTCACCGTGTCCAAGTCCATCGGCGGCTACGGCCTCCCGCTCTCGCTGACCCTGTTCCGCCGCGACCTGGACGTGTGGGAACCGGGCGAGCACACCGGCACCTTCCGTGGCAACCAGCTCGCCTTCGTCGCCGCCACCGCCGCGCTGGACCTGTGGCGGCAGACCAAGTTCCACACCGACCTGGCCGTGGCATCCCGCCGCCTGGACCGCTTCCGCACCGAACTCCTCGACCCGGCCATCGTCACCCGCGGCCGCGGCATGGCCCTGGGCATCGACCTCGCCGGCGCCGGTGGGCCCGAGCGCGCGGACCTGGTGCAGCGGCACGCCTTCGAGCACGGCCTGATCGTGGAGCTGTGCGGCCGCCACGACGAGGTGATCAAGGTGCTGCCGCCGCTGACCATCGACATCGCCCGGCTCGACCGCGGCCTCGACGTGCTCCGCGACGCCCTGCACAGCACCCGGAACCGGTGA
- a CDS encoding lantibiotic dehydratase translates to MSDNVFLPTGGWRLWSQFSLRGPGFPAAGVLRLAPDGLAAAADKFDRGTPLSGVDWTAFEEEFGTAAVATALELQDIAARPDFRAAVAWQNRTVLGTGIKPFLDWTPTAAGRSSMPRQREELVAHYWQRFCVKNDTIGFFGPVGWGRWDLAREGVTVDPGEGLIAESTVYFSSWAIDTLARVLGEDPALRRWTPPRRVSFVRITADTVHLPGRPPQPITPDQRELLSRCDGTRSPVDLAAQLGRTEDEVLAGIEDLTKRRWAVWRLEVPTTAHPEQHLRSTMERVGDPAVRDRALAKLAVLEQAKQRIHHAYGDADALSAAMAALEQDFAALTESAAVRAKNSRTAPCRSLVYSDCRRSATATLGSAVLAELTPLALCLTAARWLTNRFAESMTARIRTAYEKLLAKHGRVDLGALWFECLPVPHPDSTAEIDRIQAELRERWTRIINAPDGARRIRLSSVDLKDQVEAAFGEPGDAWNIARYVSPDVLILAEDADAVARGEFELVLGELHVAMNTVGASLFAMQHPDMAELLAETTMDFPGPRLMPMLPKEQPPRWSTRSRPALVRPEDYFAGMVDYTADPHNPRALNSADIEVLDRDGRLLAILPDGAEFPLLDVFGNALTNRVMDRFSLRTNAEHSPRITVDRMIIARETWRFVAAKLEFTAEKSEARRFVKARQWREELDLPRYVFVTSPTEPRPFYVDFDSPVYVNILAKAARRLARTDPDGRITVSEMLPNPEQAWLTDDQGQRYTSELRFVAVDQTGGAS, encoded by the coding sequence ATGTCCGACAACGTCTTCCTCCCCACTGGCGGCTGGCGGCTGTGGTCCCAGTTCTCCCTGCGCGGCCCCGGCTTCCCCGCCGCCGGGGTGCTCCGGCTGGCCCCGGACGGCCTGGCCGCGGCCGCGGACAAGTTCGACCGCGGCACCCCACTGTCCGGTGTGGACTGGACCGCGTTCGAGGAGGAGTTCGGCACGGCCGCGGTAGCGACCGCCCTGGAACTCCAGGACATCGCGGCCCGGCCCGACTTCCGTGCCGCGGTGGCCTGGCAGAACCGCACCGTACTGGGCACCGGCATCAAGCCCTTCCTGGACTGGACCCCCACCGCGGCCGGGCGCAGCAGCATGCCCCGCCAGCGGGAGGAACTGGTGGCGCACTACTGGCAGCGGTTCTGCGTCAAGAACGACACCATCGGCTTCTTCGGCCCGGTCGGCTGGGGCCGCTGGGACCTGGCGCGGGAAGGCGTGACGGTCGACCCGGGCGAGGGCCTGATCGCCGAGTCCACCGTGTACTTCTCCAGCTGGGCCATCGACACCCTCGCCCGCGTGCTCGGCGAGGACCCCGCCCTGCGCCGCTGGACCCCGCCGCGCCGGGTGTCCTTCGTCCGGATCACCGCCGACACCGTGCACCTGCCCGGCCGCCCGCCCCAGCCGATCACCCCGGACCAGCGCGAACTCCTGTCCCGCTGCGACGGCACCCGCTCCCCGGTCGACCTGGCCGCCCAGCTCGGCCGCACCGAGGACGAGGTGCTGGCCGGGATCGAGGACCTGACCAAGCGGCGCTGGGCGGTGTGGCGCCTGGAGGTCCCCACCACCGCACACCCCGAGCAGCATCTGCGGTCCACAATGGAGCGAGTCGGCGACCCGGCGGTCCGCGACCGCGCCCTGGCCAAGCTCGCCGTGCTGGAACAGGCCAAACAACGCATCCACCACGCCTATGGTGACGCGGACGCGCTGTCCGCGGCGATGGCCGCGCTGGAACAGGACTTCGCCGCGCTCACCGAGTCCGCCGCGGTCCGGGCCAAGAACAGCCGCACCGCGCCCTGCCGCTCACTGGTCTACTCCGACTGCCGCCGCTCGGCCACCGCCACCCTGGGCTCGGCCGTGCTGGCCGAACTCACCCCACTGGCCCTGTGCCTGACCGCGGCCCGCTGGCTGACCAACCGGTTCGCCGAGTCGATGACCGCCCGCATCCGCACCGCCTACGAGAAGCTGCTCGCCAAGCACGGCCGGGTCGACCTGGGCGCGCTCTGGTTCGAATGCCTGCCCGTGCCACACCCCGACTCCACCGCCGAGATCGACCGCATCCAGGCCGAACTGCGCGAGCGCTGGACCCGGATCATCAACGCCCCCGACGGCGCCCGCCGGATCCGACTGTCCTCAGTGGACCTGAAAGACCAGGTGGAGGCGGCCTTCGGCGAACCAGGCGATGCCTGGAATATTGCCCGATACGTGAGTCCGGACGTGCTGATCCTGGCCGAGGACGCCGACGCGGTGGCCCGCGGCGAGTTCGAGCTGGTGCTCGGCGAACTGCACGTGGCCATGAACACCGTCGGCGCCTCCCTGTTCGCCATGCAGCACCCGGACATGGCCGAGCTGCTCGCCGAGACCACAATGGACTTCCCCGGCCCGCGGCTGATGCCCATGCTGCCCAAGGAACAGCCGCCACGCTGGTCCACCCGCAGCCGCCCGGCCCTGGTGCGTCCCGAGGACTACTTCGCCGGCATGGTCGACTACACCGCCGACCCGCACAACCCGCGCGCCCTCAACAGCGCCGACATCGAGGTCCTCGACCGGGACGGCCGCCTGCTCGCCATCCTGCCCGACGGCGCCGAGTTCCCGCTCCTGGACGTCTTCGGCAACGCGCTCACCAACCGGGTCATGGACCGCTTCTCCCTGCGCACCAACGCCGAGCACTCGCCGCGGATCACCGTCGACCGGATGATCATCGCCCGCGAGACCTGGCGGTTCGTCGCCGCGAAGCTGGAGTTCACCGCGGAGAAGAGCGAGGCCCGCCGGTTCGTCAAGGCCCGGCAGTGGCGGGAGGAACTGGACCTGCCCCGGTACGTCTTCGTCACCTCGCCCACCGAACCCCGGCCGTTCTACGTCGACTTCGACAGCCCGGTCTACGTCAACATCCTGGCCAAGGCCGCCCGCCGCCTCGCCCGCACCGACCCGGACGGCCGGATCACGGTCAGCGAGATGCTGCCCAACCCGGAACAGGCCTGGCTCACCGACGACCAGGGTCAGCGCTACACCTCCGAACTCCGCTTCGTCGCGGTCGACCAGACCGGCGGTGCCTCATGA